One Alphaproteobacteria bacterium genomic window carries:
- a CDS encoding winged helix-turn-helix transcriptional regulator — protein sequence MSTLRPWGETPPKHDPRTTISFQFWQLQMLWRRKVESALEAHDLTLMQYHLLAGVDFLSHDGVPVNQVSLSTFLGSAPAMTSQVLKILTTVKKHVARRTLKGDSRAKIVKLTPLGAVKLRKGKEIIEQINKDVFGVLQAAQVDFQQCITYLTSTIAAHEDTNVSQAIPPETS from the coding sequence ATGAGCACCCTTCGCCCCTGGGGAGAAACACCTCCTAAACACGATCCTCGTACAACAATAAGCTTTCAGTTTTGGCAGTTGCAAATGCTCTGGAGACGCAAGGTTGAATCCGCCCTTGAGGCCCATGACCTCACACTAATGCAGTATCATCTTTTGGCTGGGGTTGATTTTTTGAGTCACGATGGCGTTCCCGTCAACCAAGTGAGTCTCTCCACGTTTCTTGGATCAGCTCCTGCCATGACATCACAGGTTTTAAAAATCCTTACAACAGTTAAAAAACATGTCGCCCGGCGCACCCTAAAAGGGGACTCCCGTGCAAAGATCGTGAAGTTAACTCCTCTTGGTGCCGTTAAGCTTCGGAAGGGAAAGGAAATTATTGAGCAAATAAATAAAGATGTTTTTGGCGTTTTACAAGCAGCTCAGGTCGACTTTCAACAATGTATTACCTATTTAACCTCTACAATTGCGGCGCACGAAGATACAAACGTTTCGCAAGCAATACCCCCAGAAACGTCATAG
- a CDS encoding phosphatase PAP2 family protein: MHFSIPVMAKILAIVGLAHMFYFSFFKPNKERFREGLYFCVSYAAIPGVWINLLLKDQWGRPRPSQTIIFGGDYPFSAAYVITGLSKQYGSFVSGHVALAMFVMAVGVFLDRSREPLWICGGVVYALVMSVVRIAEGGHYLSDVFLGGSMTFLGVLLAKRLYLRAPQL; encoded by the coding sequence TTGCATTTTTCCATACCTGTGATGGCCAAGATTCTGGCTATCGTTGGGCTTGCTCATATGTTCTATTTTTCGTTTTTCAAGCCAAACAAAGAGCGTTTCCGAGAAGGACTTTATTTTTGCGTATCGTATGCTGCTATTCCCGGTGTTTGGATTAATCTTCTTTTGAAAGATCAATGGGGAAGGCCGCGCCCAAGTCAGACCATTATCTTTGGTGGGGATTACCCGTTTTCAGCAGCCTATGTCATTACAGGGCTGAGTAAGCAATACGGATCCTTTGTTAGTGGTCATGTGGCATTGGCCATGTTTGTGATGGCTGTGGGTGTTTTCCTTGATCGTTCGCGCGAACCTCTTTGGATTTGTGGTGGTGTTGTCTATGCTCTTGTGATGAGTGTTGTCCGTATTGCCGAGGGCGGTCACTATTTGAGCGATGTTTTCTTGGGAGGGTCTATGACGTTTCTGGGGGTATTGCTTGCGAAACGTTTGTATCTTCGTGCGCCGCAATTGTAG
- the parC gene encoding DNA topoisomerase IV subunit A: MFLSIVHVPDEQKHQNSGKIRDVTLKSAVSERYLSYALSTITARSLPSVCDGLKPVHRRILFAMHESGNFHSRPHRKSANAVGYVMMHFHPHGDSAIYDSLVRMTQNFVMGAPLIEGQGNFGSIDGDNAAAMRYTECRLTPLAEALMVGLNEDAVDFVSNYNGQKKEPRVLPSRVPNLLLNGAMGIAVGMATNIPPHNLQEVCNALRHLIKHPETPCKTLMKYVVGPDFPTGGVIVESPESLAETYATGRGSIRVRAKWAVEPLKNGQYAIVVSEIPFGVMKSRLIEKTAEALLNKKLPLLGNIADESAADIRIILTPKTRTTDPDVLMESLFKLTELETRFSVNINVLNEKGTPGVMSLKGVMQAFLAHRYHVFIRRTHHRCAKIAERLEVLDGLLVVYLNLDEVIGIIRTEDEPADVLKTRFVLTDLQVEAILNTRLRGLRKLEEIKLTTEQNLLRAEQKNLQEILGDTHLQWRAIDEDLADLSKQFGTPRRSMLAKAPSDIIIDADAFIEKEPVTILFSDHGWIRTHKGHGVDVKDLRFREGDSLAYFLEAQTTEKLIIMVSDGKFYTIGVDKLPGGRGFGEPLRVQLDLSAEIQIVHMFIAAHPDKNAKRLLVATDGRGFSVCEKDLLAQTRQGKQVMKIPKGVRALKSLPHTGDTVAICGSNRKILFFLLSEVPLLQRGRGVILQKYTSPETTVTDVTLINAHEGLTWKGRSAERPFNIGLWMGKRACVGRTTPTGFPRSGKFDES, translated from the coding sequence ATGTTTCTCTCTATTGTTCACGTGCCTGACGAACAAAAACATCAAAACTCTGGAAAAATTCGCGACGTTACCCTCAAGTCAGCGGTAAGTGAGCGTTATTTAAGTTATGCTCTGTCAACCATAACAGCCCGCTCACTGCCTAGTGTGTGTGATGGATTAAAACCTGTTCACCGGCGCATATTATTTGCAATGCATGAATCAGGAAACTTCCATTCGCGGCCACACCGTAAATCAGCTAACGCCGTTGGCTATGTCATGATGCACTTCCATCCTCATGGAGACAGTGCGATTTATGATTCGCTCGTGCGCATGACGCAAAATTTTGTTATGGGAGCTCCTCTCATTGAAGGACAAGGAAACTTCGGAAGCATTGATGGCGATAACGCTGCTGCCATGCGTTACACAGAATGCCGATTGACTCCTCTTGCTGAAGCCTTGATGGTTGGATTGAATGAGGATGCCGTTGATTTTGTTTCCAACTATAATGGGCAGAAAAAAGAACCACGCGTACTCCCCAGTCGTGTGCCCAATCTTCTTCTCAATGGTGCCATGGGAATTGCCGTGGGGATGGCAACAAATATTCCTCCTCACAATCTTCAGGAGGTATGCAACGCCTTACGTCACCTCATTAAACATCCCGAAACACCTTGCAAAACCTTGATGAAGTATGTTGTTGGGCCTGACTTCCCAACAGGGGGCGTTATTGTTGAGTCTCCGGAAAGTCTTGCAGAAACATATGCAACCGGACGAGGATCTATTCGCGTGCGAGCCAAATGGGCAGTGGAGCCACTCAAAAATGGTCAGTACGCCATTGTCGTGAGCGAAATTCCTTTTGGTGTCATGAAATCTCGTTTAATTGAAAAAACAGCTGAGGCTCTGCTCAATAAAAAGCTACCGTTATTGGGAAATATTGCTGATGAATCTGCTGCTGATATTCGCATTATTCTAACACCCAAAACACGCACCACCGATCCTGATGTATTGATGGAGTCACTCTTTAAACTTACCGAACTGGAAACACGTTTTAGCGTAAATATCAATGTGCTGAATGAAAAAGGTACACCTGGCGTTATGAGTCTTAAGGGAGTTATGCAGGCTTTTCTTGCACATCGTTATCATGTGTTCATTCGCCGAACACACCATCGCTGTGCAAAAATTGCAGAACGCCTCGAGGTCCTTGATGGGCTCTTGGTTGTCTATCTCAACCTTGACGAAGTCATTGGCATTATACGCACAGAAGATGAGCCAGCTGATGTCTTAAAGACACGCTTTGTACTAACAGACCTACAGGTAGAGGCTATTCTCAACACACGCCTCCGGGGGTTACGTAAACTAGAGGAAATCAAGCTTACGACTGAGCAAAATCTTTTACGTGCCGAACAAAAGAATCTGCAGGAAATTCTGGGAGATACGCATCTGCAGTGGCGGGCAATCGATGAGGACTTAGCCGATCTTTCAAAACAGTTTGGTACCCCACGACGCAGTATGCTTGCAAAAGCACCTTCAGATATTATCATTGATGCAGATGCTTTCATCGAAAAAGAACCTGTTACGATTTTATTTTCAGACCATGGATGGATTCGTACCCATAAAGGGCACGGCGTTGATGTAAAGGATTTACGGTTTCGCGAAGGAGATTCCTTGGCGTACTTTCTTGAGGCACAAACAACTGAAAAACTAATCATTATGGTATCCGATGGAAAATTCTACACAATCGGGGTAGATAAACTTCCAGGAGGGCGTGGCTTTGGAGAACCGCTGCGTGTACAGCTTGATTTATCTGCAGAAATACAAATTGTGCACATGTTTATAGCCGCGCACCCAGATAAAAACGCAAAGCGCCTTCTCGTTGCAACTGATGGCCGTGGCTTTAGTGTATGCGAGAAAGATCTTCTTGCACAAACACGCCAAGGCAAGCAAGTTATGAAAATTCCCAAGGGCGTCAGGGCACTAAAATCTCTTCCCCACACAGGAGACACTGTTGCTATTTGTGGTTCCAATCGGAAGATTCTCTTTTTCCTTCTCAGTGAAGTTCCTCTTCTGCAGCGCGGACGAGGAGTGATTCTTCAAAAATACACATCACCGGAAACAACAGTGACAGATGTCACACTCATTAATGCTCATGAAGGCCTCACCTGGAAGGGACGCAGCGCGGAACGCCCCTTTAACATAGGGCTGTGGATGGGGAAACGAGCATGTGTGGGACGAACAACCCCTACGGGATTTCCACGATCCGGAAAATTTGACGAGTCGTAA